A genomic region of Jaculus jaculus isolate mJacJac1 chromosome 10, mJacJac1.mat.Y.cur, whole genome shotgun sequence contains the following coding sequences:
- the LOC123464057 gene encoding LOW QUALITY PROTEIN: HMG box-containing protein 1-like (The sequence of the model RefSeq protein was modified relative to this genomic sequence to represent the inferred CDS: substituted 1 base at 1 genomic stop codon), which translates to MVWEVKTNQIPNAVQKLLLVMDKRASGMKDSLELLQCNENLPSSPGYNSCDEHVELDDLPELQAVQSDPTQSAIYXLSSDVSHQEYPRPSWNQDTSDIPENAYRENEVDWLTELANIATSPQSPLMQCSFYNRSSPVHIIPTSKSLHSYARPPPVSSSSKSEPAFPHDHWKEETPVRHERANSESESGIFCMSSLSDDDDLGWCNSWPSTVWHCFLKGTRLCFHKGSNKEWQDVEDFARAEGCDNEEELQMGTHKGYGSDGLKLLSHEESVSFGESILKLTFDPDIVEDGLLTVECKLDHPFYVKNKGWSSFYPSLTVVQHGIPCCEIHIGDVCLPPGHPDAINFDDSGVFDTFKSYDFTPMDSSAVYVLSSMARQRRASLSCGGPGGRDFAGSGFSKNCGSPGSSQLSSNSLYAKAVKNHSSGTVSATSPNKCKRPMNAFMLFAKKYRVEYTQMYPGKDNR; encoded by the coding sequence ATGGTGTGGGAAGTGAAGACAAATCAGATTCCTAATGCAGTACAGAAACTCCTGCTGGTAATGGACAAGAGAGCTTCAGGAATGAAGGACTCATTGGAGCTGTTGCAGTGTAATGAGAATTTGCCATCCTCGCCAGGATATAACTCCTGTGATGAACACGTGGAACTTGATGATCTTCCTGAACTTCAAGCTGTTCAAAGTGATCCTACCCAATCTGCCATATACTAGCTAAGTTCAGATGTTTCACATCAAGAATATCCAAGACCATCTTGGAACCAGGATACCTCAGACATACCGGAAAATGCTTACCGAGAAAATGAGGTGGACTGGTTAACAGAATTAGCAAATATTGCCACTAGTCCACAAAGCCCACTTATGCAGTGCTCTTTTTACAACAGGTCATCTCCTGTACACATCATACCTACTAGCAAAAGTTTACATTCCTATGCACGCCCACCACcagtgtcctcttcttcaaagagTGAGCCAGCTTTTCCTCATGACCACTGGAAGGAGGAAACACCAGTAAGACATGAAAGGGCAAATAGTGAGTCAGAATCAGGCATTTTCTGCATGTCCTCCCTCTCAGATGATGATGATTTGGGATGGTGCAATTCCTGGCCTTCTACAGTTTGGCACTGTTTCTTGAAAGGCACAAGACTATGTTTTCATAAGGGAAGCAATAAGGAATGGCAAGATGTTGAAGATTTTGCTAGAGCCGAAGGCTGTGATAATGAGGAAGAACTCCAAATGGGCACTCACAAGGGCTATGGTTCTGATGGTCTAAAGTTGTTATCACATGAAGAAAGTGTGTCATTTGGTGAGTCTATATTGAAGCTAACATTTGATCCTGATATAGTAGAAGATGGCTTACTTACCGTAGAGTGTAAGCTGGACCACCCTTTCTATGTTAAAAATAAAGGTTGGTCATCATTCTATCCAAGTCTGACTGTGGTGCAGCATGGCATTCCATGTTGTGAAATTCATATTGGTGATGTCTGTCTACCTCCTGGACACCCTGATGCCATTAATTTTGATGATTCGGGTGTTTTTGATACATTTAAAAGCTATGACTTCACACCTATGGACTCTTCTGCAGTTTATGTGTTAAGCAGTATGGCTCGCCAGCGTCGTGCATCTTTGTCTTGTGGAGGACCTGGTGGACGAGACTTCGCAGGATCTGGATTCAGTAAAAACTGTGGCTCACCTGGCTCATCACAGCTCTCTTCTAACTCTTTGTATGCTAAAGCTGTCAAAAACCACAGCTCAGGGACTGTGAGTGCCACTTCTCCTAATAAGTGCAAAAGACCAATGAATGCCTTCATGCTTTTTGCCAAAAAATACAGAGTTGAATACACTCAGATGTATCCAGGGAAAGATAACAGGTAA